In Anoplopoma fimbria isolate UVic2021 breed Golden Eagle Sablefish chromosome 22, Afim_UVic_2022, whole genome shotgun sequence, a genomic segment contains:
- the zgc:110699 gene encoding ras-related and estrogen-regulated growth inhibitor, with product MVPVKLLILGAQNTGKTALCVRFITKRFIGEYDHKKEVTYRCSRALDQESVDLEILDIACKESSVASLESAIRWADGFLLLYSITHRLSFLDVPQLKKLIEQTKQSLVVPTVLVANKADLEIGREVTTEEGQRLAKDLRCGFRELSVAEAVLAVEAAVFQLIRLVLDQQRPLPDRRSYMLTVRHALTRKLTRSKTMQW from the exons ATGGTTCCAGTTAAACTCCTCATTCTGGGAGCTCAGAACACTGGAAAAACAG CACTGTGTGTTCGCTTCATAACCAAGCGCTTCATTGGTGAATACGACCACAAGAAGG AGGTGACCTACAGATGCAGTCGGGCGCTGGACCAGGAATCTGTTGATCTAGAGATTTTGGATATAGCTTGTAAG GAGAGCTCTGTGGCGTCTCTGGAGTCGGCCATCCGCTGGGCAGACGGCTTCCTGCTGCTCTACTCCATTACACATCGCCTCAGCTTCCTGGACGTCCCTCAACTCAAGAAGCTCATCGAGCAAACCAAACAGAGTCTGG ttgttCCTACAGTGCTGGTTGCCAATAAGGCGGACCTGGAAATCGGCAGGGAGGTGACAacagaggaaggacagagacTGGCCAAGGatttaag gtgcggTTTCAGGGAGCTGTCGGTGGCAGAAGCTGTTTTAGCTGTGGAAGCAGCCGTGTTTCAGCTCATCAG GCTGGTGTTGGATCAGCAGCGTCCTCTGCCGGACCGCCGCTCCTACATGCTGACTGTTCGCCACGCTCTGACCCGGAAACTGACCCGATCTAAAACCATGCAGTGGTGA
- the LOC129111580 gene encoding NADH-ubiquinone oxidoreductase 75 kDa subunit, mitochondrial-like produces the protein MLRLPNVGRALAGAAKSSLAPSNTVRTSVRAASNMVEVFIDGKPLEVEPGTTVLQACEKAGIQIPRFCYHERLSVAGNCRMCLVEIEKAPKPVAACAMPVMKGWNILTNSEKTRKAREGVMEFLLANHPLDCPICDQGGECDLQDQSMQFGSDRSRFTEGKRAVEDKNIGPLIKTIMTRCIQCTRCVRFASEIAGVEDLGTTGRGNNLQIGTYVEKMFMSELSGNVIDVCPVGALTSKPYAFTARPWETRKTESIDVLDAVGSNILVSTRGGEVMRVMPRLNEDVNEEWISDKTRFAYDGLKRQRLTQPMVKNESGQLTPTTWEDALSRVAGALQSVQGSEVAVIAGGMADAESLVSLKDLLNRLNSENLCTEEVFPMSGAGTDLRSNYLLNSRIAGIEDCDLLLLVGTNPRYEAPLFNARIRKSWLHNELRVAMVGHNVDLSFSYDHLGEETSVLKELANGTHPFCQVLSAAKRPVVVVGSSSLQREDGAAILSAVSTIAQNARTSSGVDEGWKVLNVLHRVASQVAALDLGYKAGVDAIRANPPKVLFLLGADAGCITRADLPKDSLIIYQGHHGDVGAPMADIILPGAAYTEKNATYVNTEGRSQHTRVAVTAPGMAREDWKIIRAVSELAGVTLPYDSLEEVRSRLAEVSPNLGRYDDVEEANYFKQANELAQAVNQELIATPLVPPQLSAKDFYMTDSISRASQTMAKCVKAITEGAAAVDEPSVC, from the exons ATGTTGCGACTGCCAAATGTCGGCCGGGCTTTAGCCGGAGCTGCCAAGAGCAGCCTGGCTCCCTCCAACACTG TGCGTACTTCAGTGCGTGCTGCCAGCAACATGGTTGAAGTGTTTATAGATGGGAAACCACTGGAGGTGGAGCCCGGAACTACTGTGCTGCAG GCCTGTGAGAAGGCAGGAATCCAGATCCCCAGGTTCTGCTACCATGAGCGCCTCTCAGTGGCGGGAAACTGTCGTATGTGTCTGGTGGAGATTGAGAAAGCTCCAAAG CCGGTGGCAGCTTGTGCCATGCCCGTCATGAAGGGCTGGAACATCCTCACCAACTCAGAGAAAACCCGTAAAGCCag AGAGGGAGTGATGGAGTTCCTGTTGGCCAACCACCCACTGGACTGTCCCATTTGTGATCAGGGAGGAGAGTGCGACCTTCAG GATCAGTCCATGCAGTTTGGTTCAGACCGCAGTCGTTtcacagagggaaagagagcagTGGAGGACAAGAACATCGGGCCGCTCATCAAAACCATCATGACCCGCTGCATCCAGTGCACACGCTGCGTCCG ttttgccAGTGAGATCGCAGGTGTTGAAGACCTGGGAACAACGGGAAGAGGGAACAACCTGCAGATCGGGACGTACGTGGAGAAGATGTTCATGTCTGAGCTGTCAGGCAACGTCATCGACGTCTGTCCTGTCGGAGCGCTCACCTCCAAACCCTACGCTTTCACCGCACGACCATGGGAGACCAG GAAAACCGAGTCGATTGACGTGCTGGACGCTGTGGGCAGTAACATCCTGGTGAGCACAAGAGGAGGCGAGGTGATGAGGGTGATGCCCAGGCTGAACGAAGACGTCAACGAAGAATGGATCTCTGACAAGACCAG GTTTGCATATGATGGTCTGAAGAGACAGAGGTTGACCCAACCAATGGTGAAGAACGAATCAGGTCAGCTGACCCCGACCACCTGGGAGGACGCTCTTTCTCGTGTTGCTGGAGCA ctgcagAGCGTGCAGGGCAGCGAGGTAGCCGTCATTGCCGGAGGGATGGCTGACGCTGAATCTCTGGTGTCCCTCAAAGATCTCCTCAACAGACTCAACTCAGAAAACCTCTGCACAGAGGAGGTCTTCCCCATGTCGGGGGCCGG cacTGACCTGCGCTCCAACTACCTGTTGAACTCTCGCATCGCCGGCATCGAGGACTGCGACCTGCTGCTGCTCGTAGGAACCAACCCGCGCTACGAAGCCCCGCTGTTCAACGCCCGCATCCGCAAGAG TTGGCTCCACAATGAGCTGCGTGTCGCCATGGTGGGTCACAATGTTGATCTGAGTTTCTCATACGACCATCTGGGAGAGGAGACTTCAGTGCTGAAGGAGCTGGCAAACGGCACACACCCCTTCTGCCAG GTCTTGTCAGCCGCTAAGCGCCCGGTTGTGGTCGTGGGTAGCAGctctctgcagagagaggacgGGGCCGCCATTTTGAGCGCCGTTTCCACCATCGCTCAGAACGCCAGAACCAGCAGTGGAGTGGACGAGGGGTGGAAAGTCCTCAACGTCCTGCACAG agtTGCCAGTCAGGTGGCTGCATTGGACCTGGGCTACAAGGCCGGAGTGGACGCCATCAGGGCAAATCCCCCCAAAGTGCTGTTCCTGCTCGGAGCTGACGCCGGCTGCATCACCAGAGCCGACCTGCCCAAAGACAGCCTCATCATCTaccaag GTCACCATGGCGACGTAGGAGCACCAATGGCGGACATCATCCTTCCCGGTGCTGCATACACGGAGAAAAACGCCACGTACGTCAACACCGAAGGCAGGAGCCAGCACACCCGGGTGGCCGTCACCGCTCCCGGAATGGCCAGAGAGGACTGGAAGATCATCAGGGCCGTATCCGAA CTGGCCGGCGTGACGCTGCCCTACGACTCTCTGGAGGAGGTCCGATCCAGACTGGCCGAGGTCTCTCCCAATCTGGGCCGTTATGACGACGTAGAGGAGGCAAACTACTTCAAACAGGCCAATGAGCTCGCTCag GCTGTGAACCAGGAACTCATAGCCACTCCTCTGGTGCCACCTCAACTATCAGCAAAGGACTTCTACATGAcag ACTCTATCAGCAGGGCCTCACAGACGATGGCTAAATGCGTCAAAGCCATAACAGAAGGAGCCGCCGCCGTCGATGAGCCGTCAGTTTGCTGA
- the unc50 gene encoding protein unc-50 homolog, with the protein MLPTTSPNSNGALGTSDTARHTAGFKRYKYLRRLLHFKQMDFDFAVWQMLYLFTSPQRVYRNFHYRKQTKDQWARDDPAFLVLLGIWLCVSTIGFGLVLDMGFVETLKLLLWVVFVDCIGVGLLISTLMWVISNKYLLKQPGRNFDVEWGYAFDVHLNAFYPLLVILHFLQLFFINHVVVINSDWFVGYFVGNTMWLIAIGYYVYITFLGYNALPFLKNTVVLLYPFALLGLVYILSVSLGWNFTQGLCWFYKYRVQ; encoded by the exons ATGTTGCCGACCACCTCACCGAACAGCAACGGCGCCCTCGGTACTAGCGACACTGCGCGTCACACGGCAGGCTTCAAGCGCTACAAGTACCTGAGACGGCTGCTCCATTTCAAACAGATGGACTTTGACTTTGCCGTGTGGCAGATGCTTTACTTGTTCACGTCACCGCAGAGAGTCTACCGCAACTTCCACTACAGGAAACAGACCAAGGACCAGTGGGCCAGGGATGACCCGGCTTTCCTGGTCCTGCTCGGCATCTGGCTATGCG tgTCAACAATAGGCTTCGGTCTAGTGCTGGACATGGGATTCGTGGAGActctgaagctgctgctgtgggTGGTCTTTGTCGACTGTATAGGAGTTGGTCTTCTCATATCAACCCTCATGTG gGTTATCAGCAACAAGTACCTGTTGAAACAACCCGGCAGAAACTTTGATGTGGAGTGGGGCTACGCGTTTGATGTTCACCTCAATGCCTTCTACCCCCTTCTCGTCATCCTGCATTTCCTGCAGCTCTTCTTCATCAACC atgttGTGGTGATAAACTCAGACTGGTTCGTGGGATACTTTGTTGGAAACACTATGTGGCTGATCGCCATTGGTTATTATGTCTACATCACGTTCTTAGGGTACAACG CTCTACCCTTCCTGAAGAACACAGTGGTGCTGCTCTACCCCTTCGCTTTGCTCGGACTCGTCTAcatcctctccgtctctctgggCTGGAACTTCACTCAGGGCCTCTGCTGGTTTTACAAGTACAGAGTCCAGTAG
- the LOC129111582 gene encoding nucleoside hydrolase-like: MKKLILDVDTGVDDAQAIMMALAAPDVEILGITCSHGNTTLDNACKNTLRVLKACNRLDIPVYRGCLEPLLGRKHHAGDFHGKDGLGDTPDPDAPGLELLQKEKAAKAIVQFVNQNPGEVTLVATAPLTNLALAVKLNPGFTKKLKALYIMGGNMESRGNTTVCGEFNFVADPEAAYIVLERYLCPTYIATWEFSCRNSLPWAFCDTWLKQGTDKSRFMEKIYAHTRKMVQTERYQKELVSGPGFNTCDTYATAAAIEDTLVTESEEVAVTVELDGTHTRGMMVLDYMGLLKKKHKVFIMKRVDLEKFKQLLINALK; this comes from the exons ATGAAGAAGCTGATCCTCGACGTGGACACCGGGGTTGATGATGCTCAGGCCATCATGATGGCCCTCGCTGCCCCCGACGTGGAGATCCTGGGGATCACATGCAGCCATGGCAACACAACGCTGGACAACGCCTGCAAGAACACACTGCGTGTCCTGAAAGCTTGCAACAGGCTGGAT ATCCCGGTGTACCGCGGATGTTTGGAGCCACTGCTGGGCCGTAAACACCATGCCGGAGATTTCCACGGAAAGGACGGGCTGGGCGACACCCCCGATCCAGATGCCCCAggcctggagctgctgcagaagGAAAAAGCTGCAAAGGCGATAGTCCAGTTTGTCAACCAAAACCCTGGAGAG GTGACTCTGGTTGCCACGGCGCCCCTCACTAACCTGGCCCTGGCTGTAAAACTGAACCCTGGGTTCACTAAGAAGCTGAAGGCGCTCTACATCATGGGAGGAAACATGGAAT ccAGAGGTAATACCACTGTGTGTGGAGAGTTCAACTTTGTGGCTGACCCCGAGGCGGCCTACATCGTGCTGGAGCGCTACCTCTGTCCCACCTACATCGCTACCTGGGAGTTCAgctgcaggaacagcctgcCATGG GCTTTCTGCGACACTTGGCTGAAACAAGGCACAGACAAGTCTCGTTTCATGGAGAAGATTTACGCCCACACCAGAAAG ATGGTCCAGACTGAGCGCTATCAAAAGGAGCTGGTGTCAGGACCGGGCTTCAACACCTGTGACACCTACGCTACGGCTGCAGCCATCGAAGACACTCTGGTGACGGAGAGTGAAGAG gttGCCGTGACAGTGGAGCTGGATGGGACCCACACCCGAGGCATGATGGTCCTGGATTACATGGGCCTGctgaagaagaaacacaagGTCTTCATCATGAAGAGAGTCGATCTGGAGAAGTTCAAACAACTGTTGATTAACGCACTGAAGTAG
- the LOC129112020 gene encoding nucleoside hydrolase-like yields the protein MDGSLEEEFTFVADPEAAYIVLDRYTCPTYIAPWEFSCRNSLPWSFCDRWLGQNTEKAAFMKKITSLSMKKAQSADYQKEITEGKGFNSCDTYAMAAAIDDTFITESDEVSICCSHVFKTQSIPVQIINKKCPAFSPPGCGVEWSWRGPTPEADVHELIEVE from the exons ATGGATGGTTCATTAG AAGAAGAGTTCACCTTTGTGGCTGACCCCGAGGCGGCCTACATCGTGTTGGACCGCTACACCTGCCCCACCTACATCGCGCCCTGGGAGTTCAgctgcaggaacagcctgcCGTGG TCTTTCTGCGACCGCTGGCTGGGCCAAAACACTGAGAAGGCGGCCTTTATGAAAAAGATTACATCCCTCTCCATGAAG AAAGCTCAGTCAGCAGACTATCAGAAGGAGATCACAGAGGGAAAAGGGTTCAATTCCTGCGACACCTACGCCATGGCCGCCGCCATCGACGACACATTCATAACAGAGAGCGACGAGGTGAGCATCTGCTGCTCTCAcgtctttaaaacacaaagcatTCCTGTTCAGatcattaacaaaaaatgtccGGCGTTTTCTCCACCAGGTTGCGGAGTGGAGTGGAGTTGGAGAGGACCTACACCCGAGGCAGATGTTCATGAACTCATTGAAGTAGAATGA